In Caldilineales bacterium, the following proteins share a genomic window:
- a CDS encoding ferredoxin family protein has product MNPDPLPSIDQNLCTGCRRCVDICPTHALDQAHEKAYLRYPDLCTYCTACEDVCPVNAIALPFLILLAPAHHLPADDPHYLLTINSQQSTVNNQLGTAAP; this is encoded by the coding sequence ATGAATCCAGACCCATTGCCCTCCATCGATCAGAATCTATGTACCGGCTGCCGGCGCTGTGTGGACATCTGCCCAACCCATGCCCTGGATCAGGCCCACGAGAAGGCCTATCTGCGCTATCCCGACCTTTGCACCTACTGCACGGCCTGCGAGGATGTCTGCCCGGTCAACGCCATCGCCCTGCCCTTTCTGATCCTGCTTGCTCCAGCCCACCACCTGCCTGCTGATGATCCGCACTACCTGCTAACCATCAACAGTCAACAATCAACGGTCAACAATCAACTTGGAACTGCAGCCCCCTGA
- a CDS encoding polyribonucleotide nucleotidyltransferase: protein MGDKTVSFETGDLAKLAGGAVVASSGESVVLATATASSTAKAEADFFPLSVDFEERLYAAGRIPGSFFRREGRPTSEAILTSRLIDRPLRPLFSDGFRNEVQIICTALSADDENPLDILAINAASAALMISDIPWDGPVGAVRVGYVDNQYVINPSFSQMARSLLDLRLGGTADGILMVEAGANELPEFMMLEAMRVGHAALQASIQLQHEMRAAVGKAKRSVSIYEPAPESVAAVTDLVKTRVHEIIGAAMGKEARAAALDAVRAEMVAQLGESYSALDMNTVFESVLKKAVRTRILDTGERPDGRNPQQIRPISCAVNVLPRTHGTGLFTRGETQILTIATLGAPSEAQTLDSLLPEDTKRYLHHYNFPPFSTGETWPSRGPKRREIGHGALAERALEPVIPSQEAFPYTLRLVSECLASNGSTSMASVCGSTLALMDAGVPISAPVAGIAMGLISEGDVTQPGSRFVVLSDIQGMEDHLGDMDFKVAGSEKGITALQMDIKIKGLSYNLLENALSQAREGRMFILGKMLDVLPEPRPSLSKHAPRILSTRIDPEKIGKIIGPGGKNVRRLQADYKVKIDIEEDGTVFVAGGVEAEKALEEINAMTASAKIGAIYTGKVVRIEAYGCFVEILPGIDGMVHISQLADYRVGKVEDVVQMGDEITVMVIDIEGETGKIRLSRQAVLEGLTAEEAMERDRKGRDRRSGPDRGGSDRGGPDRGRRDSGRDGGRGDRPERRDRRY from the coding sequence ATTGGCGACAAGACCGTGTCCTTCGAAACCGGCGATCTGGCCAAGCTGGCCGGCGGCGCCGTCGTGGCCTCGTCAGGCGAATCGGTCGTGCTGGCCACGGCCACGGCCTCCAGCACCGCCAAAGCCGAAGCCGATTTCTTCCCCCTCAGCGTCGACTTCGAGGAGCGACTTTATGCGGCTGGCCGCATCCCCGGCAGTTTCTTCCGCCGCGAGGGTCGCCCCACCTCCGAGGCCATCCTCACCAGCCGCCTCATCGACCGCCCCCTCCGCCCCCTGTTCTCGGACGGCTTTCGCAACGAAGTGCAGATCATCTGCACCGCCCTCAGCGCCGACGACGAGAACCCGCTCGACATCCTGGCCATCAACGCCGCCTCGGCGGCGCTGATGATCTCCGACATCCCCTGGGACGGGCCGGTGGGCGCGGTGCGCGTGGGCTATGTCGATAACCAATACGTCATCAACCCCAGCTTCTCGCAGATGGCGCGCAGCCTGCTCGACCTGCGGCTGGGCGGCACGGCCGATGGCATCCTCATGGTCGAGGCCGGGGCCAACGAACTGCCCGAGTTCATGATGCTGGAAGCGATGCGCGTCGGCCACGCCGCCTTGCAGGCTTCGATCCAATTGCAGCACGAGATGCGGGCGGCCGTGGGCAAGGCCAAACGCTCGGTCTCCATTTACGAACCGGCGCCGGAGAGCGTCGCAGCCGTCACCGACCTGGTCAAAACCCGCGTCCACGAGATCATCGGCGCCGCCATGGGCAAAGAAGCGCGCGCCGCCGCCCTGGATGCCGTGCGGGCCGAGATGGTGGCCCAATTGGGCGAATCGTATTCGGCCCTGGACATGAACACCGTCTTCGAGAGCGTCCTCAAGAAGGCCGTGCGCACCCGCATCCTCGATACGGGCGAACGCCCCGACGGCCGCAACCCGCAGCAGATCCGCCCCATCTCCTGCGCGGTCAATGTCCTGCCCCGCACGCACGGCACCGGGCTGTTCACCCGCGGCGAGACGCAGATCCTCACCATCGCCACCCTGGGCGCGCCCAGCGAGGCGCAGACCCTGGACAGCCTGCTGCCCGAAGACACCAAACGCTATCTGCACCACTACAACTTCCCGCCCTTCTCGACCGGCGAGACCTGGCCCAGCCGCGGCCCCAAGCGCCGCGAGATCGGGCACGGCGCCCTGGCCGAGCGAGCGCTGGAGCCGGTGATCCCCAGCCAGGAAGCCTTCCCCTACACGCTGCGGCTGGTGTCCGAGTGTCTGGCCTCCAACGGCTCGACTTCGATGGCCTCGGTCTGCGGCAGCACCCTGGCCCTGATGGATGCCGGGGTGCCGATCTCGGCGCCGGTGGCGGGCATCGCTATGGGCCTGATCAGCGAAGGCGACGTGACCCAGCCCGGCAGCCGTTTTGTGGTGCTGTCTGACATCCAGGGCATGGAAGACCACCTGGGCGACATGGATTTCAAGGTCGCCGGTAGTGAGAAGGGCATCACCGCCCTGCAGATGGACATCAAGATCAAGGGCTTGAGCTACAACCTGCTGGAAAACGCCCTGTCTCAGGCCCGTGAAGGCCGCATGTTCATCCTGGGCAAGATGTTGGATGTCCTGCCGGAGCCGCGGCCCAGCCTGTCGAAGCATGCCCCGCGCATCCTCAGCACCCGCATCGACCCCGAAAAGATCGGCAAGATCATCGGCCCCGGCGGCAAGAACGTGCGCCGCTTGCAGGCCGATTACAAGGTCAAGATCGATATCGAAGAAGACGGCACGGTGTTCGTCGCCGGCGGCGTCGAAGCCGAGAAGGCATTAGAAGAGATCAATGCCATGACCGCCAGCGCCAAGATCGGCGCCATCTACACCGGCAAAGTGGTGCGCATCGAGGCCTACGGCTGCTTCGTCGAGATCCTGCCCGGCATCGATGGCATGGTGCACATCTCGCAACTGGCCGACTACCGCGTGGGCAAGGTGGAGGATGTGGTGCAGATGGGCGACGAGATCACGGTCATGGTGATCGACATCGAAGGCGAAACCGGCAAGATTCGCCTCAGCCGCCAGGCCGTGCTAGAGGGCCTGACCGCCGAAGAAGCGATGGAGCGCGACCGCAAGGGTCGCGACCGCCGCAGTGGCCCCGACCGCGGTGGTTCCGACCGCGGCGGCCCAGACCGTGGCCGCCGCGATAGCGGGCGCGATGGCGGGCGCGGCGACCGCCCAGAGCGACGCGATCGGCGGTATTGA
- a CDS encoding cytochrome c, giving the protein MRKITIIVLLLALAALLIAACGGGGGNASEPVAVAKGDATKGQELFGTTCAACHGPKGEGVTGLGKDMTTSTFIAGLADDQLLEFVKKGRDTSDPANTTGVAMPPKGGNPALTDEQLLDIIAYIRTIHKN; this is encoded by the coding sequence ATGCGTAAAATCACCATCATCGTCCTGCTTCTGGCCCTGGCGGCCCTCTTGATCGCCGCCTGTGGCGGCGGCGGCGGCAACGCCAGCGAACCAGTGGCTGTGGCAAAGGGTGACGCCACCAAAGGCCAGGAGTTGTTCGGAACCACTTGTGCTGCCTGCCACGGCCCCAAAGGCGAAGGCGTGACCGGCCTGGGCAAGGACATGACCACCAGCACGTTCATCGCCGGTCTAGCCGATGACCAACTGCTGGAGTTCGTCAAGAAAGGCCGCGACACCAGCGACCCGGCCAACACCACCGGCGTGGCCATGCCTCCCAAAGGTGGCAACCCGGCCTTGACCGATGAGCAGTTGCTGGACATCATCGCCTACATCCGCACCATCCACAAAAACTAA
- a CDS encoding type II toxin-antitoxin system VapC family toxin, which translates to MNLLLDTQTLLWFVLDDPRLSKKARKNIVAIDTVVFVSPASLWEIAIKISLGKYALPASFATCWYDQLLTNDFVLLPISVSHTAKVVNLPFHHRDPFDRLIIAQSLVEEISVVSSDKLFDLYPPPCVPPSPPLPKSHPLRSLRFSTNALVDRF; encoded by the coding sequence ATGAATCTCTTGTTGGATACGCAGACATTGCTTTGGTTTGTGTTGGATGATCCTCGCTTGAGTAAAAAAGCCCGGAAAAACATTGTTGCCATCGATACGGTGGTCTTCGTCAGTCCGGCAAGCCTTTGGGAGATTGCCATCAAAATCAGCCTGGGGAAATATGCACTGCCAGCGTCGTTTGCAACGTGTTGGTATGACCAGTTGCTGACCAATGACTTCGTGCTCTTACCCATCTCTGTGTCCCACACTGCAAAGGTTGTGAACCTGCCGTTCCATCATCGCGATCCTTTCGATCGTTTGATCATTGCTCAATCGCTGGTAGAAGAGATTTCTGTGGTCAGTAGCGATAAGTTGTTCGATCTCTATCCCCCTCCCTGCGTCCCTCCGTCTCCCCCCCTGCCTAAATCTCACCCTCTTCGATCCCTGCGGTTTTCAACAAATGCTTTAGTAGACCGATTTTGA
- a CDS encoding AAA family ATPase → MRKHFSPIFSLAFCLAVCLGIAVVSRSAQAQSYLDAWRTFDQFDGAIGNWFFSSAQTGDAALWFGTDRGILRFDGAWQSFGQAEGLPQGAVKSLLVDGQGDLWATTARGVAQLHDGAWTLQGEDDGLAATAFVALAQTSAGDLLAASSTGLFRRRGQSQTWEQMAASPSATISALAVDSQDRIWLAGGSSLYRWDGQAWQSQPLLHNGQAITTTISVLAPSQDGDLWVSVDGEGIAHLSATGAEWLHEVNNLPSSSVLALVEIDHDDLWVGENGGGIAHWRAGTWERFTIEDGLAANFVTSISRDQDGVYWFGTVAGITRFDPQSWRLWRRQDGAPTARIEAIVKDGVGRLWVGSFGDGVHVFADNRWQHPQDVGFPAFPNLSFIETAFIDADGAVWFGASNGGAIRVDPGSRRVDRLTSDDGLSGNNVSAITQTPDGAMWFGVYGRGLDRWDGADWQHVTPGEGLISDKVQDLLADSRGRLWVTTEAGVSMLENGTWQSFTPADGLAGLDVNAVSEGQDGSLWFAVWGEGASRLKNGVWTTFTPREGLLAPGLDAVWADPASSRVWFGTVSGLSQFDGRSWQNFSVANGLNIGRVKALHPDGNDGLYLAAAEGLAQFSPDRTPPSVGVTTLNGVAPIDQRAEASPDAAIRIEWEGRDLLTATEELFYLYRLAGYDADWQPTRRPLVTYPPLPEGVYTFEVQGRDGGLNYSAPVNLQLVVKRRPLTIQLPVVGQVRAEIVFVIVSILGALAALGAYAVWSTLARQAMTRHAVERRFNPYVAGSPIREETMFYGRTQVLREIESTLHKNSVMIHGERRIGKTSLLYQLLQRLDGKVDGGYRFLPIFVDLEGTPESQFFHRLMEAALDAVQHQLPDLPSSQDLFYSHLDSGEAYEDRHFRRDLRTLLDHLRQHFGQQPRLILLLDEADIMNTYNTLTQQQFRRILQDTFAQNVGVVVAGVNISKAWDRVESPWYNMFIEMQMPPFDRPEAERLMREPVTKFYRWDKDAIHYVFAQSQGRPHRIQQICLEAVNCMLDDKRQRIQMSDVQRAYERIMQAEKT, encoded by the coding sequence ATGAGAAAGCACTTTTCCCCCATTTTCTCCCTTGCTTTCTGTTTGGCTGTTTGTCTGGGCATTGCGGTTGTATCCCGCTCGGCGCAAGCCCAAAGCTATCTCGACGCCTGGCGCACGTTCGATCAGTTCGACGGCGCCATAGGCAACTGGTTCTTTTCATCCGCACAGACTGGCGATGCCGCGCTCTGGTTTGGCACCGATCGCGGCATTTTGCGTTTCGATGGCGCCTGGCAGTCGTTTGGCCAGGCGGAGGGCCTGCCCCAGGGAGCGGTGAAATCGCTGTTGGTGGATGGGCAGGGCGACCTCTGGGCGACGACGGCGCGAGGGGTGGCGCAACTGCACGACGGAGCCTGGACGTTGCAGGGCGAAGACGACGGGCTGGCGGCGACGGCCTTCGTTGCTCTGGCCCAAACCAGCGCCGGCGACCTCCTCGCCGCCAGCAGCACCGGCCTCTTTCGTCGCCGCGGCCAGAGCCAGACATGGGAGCAAATGGCGGCAAGCCCGTCCGCCACCATCTCAGCGCTGGCCGTAGACAGCCAAGACCGCATCTGGCTGGCCGGCGGCTCGTCACTCTACCGCTGGGATGGGCAGGCATGGCAGTCCCAACCCCTCTTGCACAATGGTCAGGCGATCACGACGACCATCAGCGTCCTGGCGCCAAGCCAGGATGGCGACCTGTGGGTGAGCGTCGACGGTGAGGGCATCGCCCATCTGTCCGCTACCGGCGCCGAATGGCTACACGAAGTAAATAATCTGCCGAGTAGCAGCGTCCTGGCCCTGGTCGAGATCGATCACGACGACCTCTGGGTGGGCGAGAACGGGGGTGGCATCGCCCACTGGCGCGCAGGGACCTGGGAAAGGTTCACGATCGAGGATGGCCTGGCGGCCAATTTCGTCACCAGCATTTCCCGCGACCAGGACGGCGTCTATTGGTTTGGCACGGTCGCCGGCATCACCCGCTTCGATCCCCAAAGCTGGCGCCTGTGGCGCCGGCAAGATGGCGCCCCAACCGCTCGCATCGAAGCCATCGTCAAGGATGGGGTGGGGCGTTTGTGGGTCGGTTCTTTCGGCGATGGCGTCCATGTCTTCGCCGACAATCGCTGGCAGCATCCCCAGGATGTCGGTTTCCCTGCTTTTCCCAACCTATCTTTCATCGAGACCGCCTTCATCGATGCCGACGGCGCCGTGTGGTTCGGCGCTAGTAATGGCGGCGCCATCCGCGTCGATCCCGGCAGCAGGCGGGTCGATCGCCTGACCAGCGACGACGGACTCAGCGGCAACAATGTTTCCGCCATCACGCAGACGCCCGATGGAGCCATGTGGTTCGGCGTCTATGGCCGCGGCCTCGATCGTTGGGACGGGGCCGACTGGCAGCATGTCACCCCTGGGGAGGGGTTGATCTCCGACAAGGTGCAGGACTTGCTGGCCGACAGCCGCGGCCGGCTTTGGGTTACGACCGAAGCAGGCGTATCCATGCTGGAAAACGGGACCTGGCAAAGCTTCACGCCCGCGGATGGCCTGGCAGGGCTTGATGTCAACGCCGTCTCTGAGGGCCAGGATGGGAGCCTGTGGTTTGCGGTCTGGGGCGAGGGCGCCAGCAGGCTGAAGAATGGCGTCTGGACCACCTTCACCCCCCGCGAGGGCTTGTTGGCGCCGGGCCTCGACGCCGTGTGGGCCGATCCGGCCAGCTCGCGCGTCTGGTTTGGCACCGTCAGCGGCCTCAGCCAGTTCGATGGCCGCTCCTGGCAGAACTTCAGTGTGGCCAACGGGTTGAACATTGGCCGGGTCAAGGCTTTGCATCCGGATGGCAACGATGGCCTCTATCTGGCCGCTGCCGAAGGGCTGGCGCAGTTCTCGCCCGACCGCACGCCGCCCAGCGTCGGCGTCACCACCCTCAACGGCGTCGCACCCATCGACCAGCGGGCCGAGGCCTCGCCCGACGCCGCCATCCGCATCGAATGGGAAGGCCGCGACCTGCTGACGGCTACCGAAGAGCTATTCTATCTCTACCGGCTGGCCGGCTACGACGCCGACTGGCAGCCCACGCGCCGCCCGCTCGTCACCTATCCCCCTCTGCCCGAAGGCGTCTACACCTTCGAGGTGCAGGGACGCGATGGCGGGCTGAACTACTCGGCGCCCGTCAACCTGCAACTGGTCGTGAAACGCCGTCCGTTGACGATTCAGTTGCCTGTTGTCGGTCAGGTGCGGGCAGAAATCGTCTTCGTGATCGTCTCCATCCTGGGCGCCCTGGCCGCCCTGGGCGCCTATGCCGTCTGGAGCACCCTGGCGCGGCAAGCCATGACGCGCCACGCGGTCGAACGTCGCTTCAACCCCTATGTCGCCGGCAGCCCGATCCGCGAAGAGACGATGTTCTATGGCCGGACGCAAGTCCTGCGCGAAATCGAATCGACGCTGCACAAAAACAGCGTCATGATCCACGGCGAACGGCGCATCGGCAAGACATCGCTGCTTTACCAGCTTTTGCAGCGATTGGATGGCAAAGTGGACGGCGGCTACCGCTTCCTGCCCATCTTCGTCGATCTCGAAGGCACACCGGAGTCGCAGTTTTTCCACCGCCTGATGGAGGCCGCCCTCGATGCCGTGCAGCACCAGTTGCCCGACCTGCCGAGCAGCCAGGACCTCTTCTACTCGCATCTCGACAGCGGCGAAGCCTACGAAGATCGTCATTTCCGCCGCGACCTGCGCACCCTGCTCGACCACTTGCGCCAGCATTTCGGCCAACAGCCGCGGCTCATCCTCCTGCTGGATGAAGCCGACATCATGAACACCTACAACACGCTGACCCAACAGCAGTTCCGCCGTATCCTGCAAGACACCTTTGCCCAAAACGTGGGCGTCGTCGTTGCCGGCGTCAACATCAGCAAAGCCTGGGATCGGGTCGAGTCGCCGTGGTACAACATGTTCATCGAGATGCAAATGCCCCCCTTCGACCGCCCCGAAGCCGAACGCCTGATGCGCGAGCCGGTGACCAAATTCTATCGCTGGGACAAAGACGCCATCCACTATGTCTTTGCCCAGAGCCAGGGCCGCCCGCACCGCATCCAACAGATCTGCCTCGAAGCCGTCAACTGCATGCTCGACGACAAACGTCAGCGCATCCAGATGAGCGACGTCCAGCGGGCCTACGAACGCATTATGCAAGCAGAAAAAACCTGA
- the rpsO gene encoding 30S ribosomal protein S15 produces MSLSVAEKQAIIQQYHLHAQDTGSPEVQVALLTNRINQLIDHLKLHKQDEASRRGLLKLVGQRRRHLAYLKNKDNQRYQELIQRLGLRK; encoded by the coding sequence GTGTCACTCAGTGTTGCCGAGAAGCAAGCGATCATTCAGCAGTACCATCTCCACGCCCAGGACACCGGCTCGCCCGAAGTCCAGGTGGCCCTCCTGACCAACCGCATCAACCAACTGATCGACCATCTGAAGCTGCACAAACAGGACGAAGCCTCACGCCGGGGTTTGCTCAAGCTGGTCGGGCAACGCCGCCGCCACCTGGCTTATCTCAAAAACAAGGACAATCAACGTTACCAGGAGCTGATCCAGCGACTGGGTCTGCGGAAGTAA
- a CDS encoding ATP-binding protein: MPLSPHHNPYVVGSWVNGAAYYGHIGLRFNLLYDPNRQLWVVGTRRVGKTSLLRQLMADAGPEFVPLYWDMQACQSADDLNSELNYSLEERASALHEIGVEVNALANQDFRQALQTVSLAAAAHNRQILLLIDEPEALLTIGADQDMILRRLRLVFQRQPNLRVVLTSTKVFSRIQTLTQHWLTSSFLQDFSPRNLSGMEPVESEALIRQSQGQRVDVDAKTLAVIQYHTNHHPYLVQWLCRKLYQENNSLRHPDEHDLQTDATLNGLWEITYKHLSPSERCILLHLASDDPGRARDEAGLAAALHLRPADAHLYLYALTRLGYTRISDGQVGIGNTFFAQWLQTRADSLPIDDAEIADSLVKEVASTGHQQEKAFWQQQLQTFRVNLARLEVQAANYGLTVPLSLQNEIDFHLRKIADLEGRLDGLNERPPSRLAPAPAPG; this comes from the coding sequence ATGCCCCTGTCCCCCCATCACAACCCTTATGTCGTCGGCAGCTGGGTCAATGGCGCCGCCTACTACGGCCACATCGGCCTGCGCTTCAACCTCCTCTACGACCCCAACCGCCAGCTATGGGTGGTTGGCACCCGGCGCGTGGGCAAAACCTCGCTCTTGCGCCAACTCATGGCCGACGCCGGCCCCGAATTCGTGCCCCTCTATTGGGACATGCAAGCCTGCCAGAGCGCCGATGACCTCAACAGCGAACTGAACTACAGCCTGGAGGAGCGGGCGTCGGCCCTGCACGAAATCGGCGTCGAGGTCAACGCCCTCGCCAACCAGGACTTTCGCCAGGCCCTCCAGACCGTCTCGCTGGCCGCCGCCGCCCACAACCGCCAGATCCTGCTCCTCATCGACGAGCCAGAGGCCCTGCTCACCATCGGCGCAGATCAGGACATGATCCTGCGGCGGCTGCGTCTCGTCTTCCAGCGCCAGCCGAACCTGCGCGTGGTGCTCACCTCGACCAAAGTCTTCTCCCGCATCCAGACGCTCACCCAGCACTGGCTCACCTCCTCGTTCCTCCAGGACTTCTCGCCCCGCAACCTGTCGGGGATGGAGCCGGTGGAGTCGGAGGCACTCATCCGCCAATCGCAGGGCCAGCGCGTCGATGTCGACGCCAAAACCCTCGCCGTCATCCAGTATCATACCAACCACCACCCCTATCTCGTCCAGTGGCTGTGCCGCAAGCTCTATCAAGAAAACAACAGCCTCCGCCATCCCGACGAACACGACCTGCAAACCGACGCCACCCTGAACGGCCTCTGGGAGATCACCTACAAACACCTCTCCCCAAGCGAACGCTGCATCCTCCTGCACCTGGCTTCCGACGACCCCGGCCGGGCCAGAGACGAGGCCGGGCTGGCAGCGGCCCTCCACCTGCGCCCTGCCGACGCCCATCTCTATCTTTACGCCCTCACCCGCCTGGGGTATACTCGCATCAGCGATGGTCAGGTTGGCATTGGCAACACCTTCTTTGCGCAATGGCTGCAAACCCGTGCCGACTCCCTGCCCATCGACGATGCCGAGATCGCCGATTCACTGGTCAAGGAAGTCGCTTCGACCGGCCACCAACAAGAAAAGGCCTTCTGGCAGCAACAATTGCAGACATTCCGTGTCAATCTGGCGCGGCTCGAGGTCCAGGCCGCCAACTACGGCCTCACTGTCCCGCTCTCCCTCCAAAACGAGATCGACTTCCACCTGCGCAAGATCGCCGACCTGGAGGGCCGGCTCGACGGCCTGAACGAACGCCCTCCCTCCCGATTGGCCCCCGCCCCGGCGCCCGGATAG
- a CDS encoding DUF3565 domain-containing protein: protein MKQPITGWQQDEIGDWVALLACGHGQHVRHEPPLTFRPWVLSEEGRASFLGFTLDCKWCDEEQPEM from the coding sequence ATGAAACAACCCATCACCGGCTGGCAACAAGACGAAATCGGCGACTGGGTGGCGCTGCTGGCCTGCGGACACGGGCAGCATGTGCGCCACGAGCCGCCGCTCACCTTTCGGCCCTGGGTGCTGAGCGAGGAAGGCCGGGCGAGCTTCTTGGGCTTTACGCTGGACTGCAAATGGTGCGACGAGGAGCAGCCGGAGATGTGA
- a CDS encoding cupin domain-containing protein, which yields MEDFGQLNIKSYQPPHLYGVHHVNLYRHEETTADLVVLPPGALISPHRHENAHELFDVIGGQGTFIVDGRPVSGEVGKCVFIPAGIEHSMRNDGDAPWTVRVTYQQRIYPRHLGKLVGRAIRKRLGLFYS from the coding sequence ATGGAAGACTTCGGCCAACTCAACATCAAATCCTACCAGCCGCCGCACCTCTATGGCGTGCATCATGTCAACCTCTATCGCCACGAGGAAACGACGGCCGACCTGGTGGTGCTGCCGCCCGGCGCCCTCATCTCCCCCCATCGCCACGAAAACGCCCACGAACTGTTCGATGTCATTGGCGGGCAGGGCACATTCATCGTCGATGGTCGGCCGGTGTCGGGCGAAGTGGGCAAGTGCGTCTTCATCCCGGCCGGCATCGAGCACAGCATGCGCAATGACGGCGACGCGCCCTGGACGGTGCGCGTCACCTACCAGCAGCGCATCTATCCCCGGCACCTGGGCAAGCTCGTCGGCCGGGCCATTCGCAAGCGACTGGGCCTATTCTATTCCTGA
- a CDS encoding PLP-dependent aspartate aminotransferase family protein, whose product MPTGPSTRALHAGATRDHAHHSLTPPIVQAATYTFADTADLIEFMDERMFVEKPVRQDYGRYGNPTVRAVEARLAALEGGDDAILLSSGMAAVTTALLILLSAGDHLIITSDSYHRTRTFANRVLHRFGINCTSVAPGDLAAIEASIHPNTRLIVSETPTNPFLRCLDLAVLAEIGRRRGVRTLIDSTFATPLNQRPLELGIDLVIHSATKYLAGHNDLMAGVIVGRGGLTVPLREAQSMFGAVLDPATAFQVGRGLQTLGLRVARQNANGLAIARYLESHPKIRRVWYPGLESHPDHAIACRQMSGFGGVVSFEIEGDGAAAGRFIDALRLPHIAPSLGGVDSLIEQPALMSYYDTDPEIRLGLGIRDELVRFAIGIEEAEDLIADLEQGLARV is encoded by the coding sequence ATGCCAACCGGCCCCAGCACACGGGCGCTTCATGCCGGCGCCACTCGCGACCACGCCCACCACAGCCTCACCCCGCCCATCGTTCAGGCGGCCACCTACACCTTCGCCGACACCGCCGACCTGATCGAATTCATGGACGAGCGCATGTTCGTCGAAAAGCCGGTGCGCCAGGACTACGGCCGCTACGGCAACCCGACGGTGCGGGCGGTGGAGGCGCGGCTGGCGGCGTTGGAGGGCGGCGATGACGCCATCCTGCTCAGCTCAGGCATGGCCGCAGTCACCACCGCCCTACTGATCCTGCTTTCGGCCGGCGACCATCTCATCATCACCTCCGACAGCTACCACCGCACCCGCACCTTCGCCAACCGTGTGCTGCATCGCTTTGGCATCAACTGCACCTCGGTGGCGCCCGGCGATCTGGCCGCCATCGAGGCCAGCATCCACCCCAACACCCGCCTCATCGTCTCCGAGACGCCCACCAATCCCTTTTTGCGCTGCCTCGATCTGGCGGTGCTGGCCGAGATCGGGCGGCGCCGAGGGGTGCGGACACTGATCGACAGCACCTTCGCCACCCCGCTCAACCAGCGGCCGTTGGAACTGGGCATCGACCTGGTCATCCACAGCGCCACCAAGTACCTGGCCGGGCACAACGACCTTATGGCCGGGGTGATCGTGGGCCGCGGCGGGCTGACCGTGCCGCTGCGCGAGGCGCAATCGATGTTCGGGGCGGTGCTGGACCCGGCCACAGCCTTCCAGGTGGGGCGGGGCTTGCAGACGCTGGGGCTGCGGGTCGCGCGGCAGAACGCCAACGGTCTGGCCATCGCCCGCTATCTGGAAAGCCACCCCAAGATCCGGCGCGTCTGGTATCCCGGCCTGGAATCGCACCCCGACCATGCCATCGCCTGCCGCCAAATGAGCGGCTTTGGCGGCGTGGTCAGCTTCGAGATCGAAGGCGATGGCGCCGCCGCCGGCCGCTTCATTGACGCCCTGCGCCTGCCCCACATCGCGCCCTCGTTGGGCGGCGTCGACAGCCTGATCGAGCAGCCGGCCCTGATGTCCTATTACGACACTGACCCCGAAATCCGCCTGGGATTGGGCATCCGCGACGAGTTGGTGCGCTTTGCCATCGGCATCGAGGAGGCGGAGGATTTGATTGCGGATTTGGAGCAGGGGTTGGCGCGGGTGTGA
- a CDS encoding type II toxin-antitoxin system HicB family antitoxin has protein sequence MKLRVIVHEAEEGGYWAEVPAIPGCATQGDSFEELLANLYEAIEGCLAVDVE, from the coding sequence ATGAAACTCAGAGTCATCGTTCACGAGGCCGAAGAAGGCGGTTACTGGGCCGAAGTGCCCGCCATTCCTGGCTGCGCCACTCAGGGCGATAGCTTCGAAGAGTTGTTGGCGAATCTTTACGAAGCGATCGAGGGCTGTCTGGCTGTCGATGTCGAATAG